CTGCGCGGCGTGCACGATTCGGCGATGGAAGGGGCGGCGAGCCTTGAACAGGCGCGCGACACGCTGCAGGACGTGTTCCGCGCCCAGCGCGCCATGCTGAGCCGCGCGCGGAACAAGCCGGCCGAGCGCATTCCGCAAATCTTCACGATGTACAAGGAAGTGCTGGACTACTGGAACCTCGGCCTCGCCGTGCCGGCCGACGTGACGCTCGTGTGGCCGGACGATAACTACGGCTATCTCGCGCAGCTGGGAACGGACAAGGAACGCCGCCGGCCGGGCGGGGCGGGCATCTATTACCATGTGTCGTACTGGGGCCGGCCGCACGACTACTTGTGGCTCGGCACGACCCATCCTTCGCTCATCCGCGACCAGCTGGAACGCGCCTGGACGATGGACGCGCGCCGGCTGTGGGTGCTGAACGTGGGCGACATCAAGCCCGCCGAATACCTCGTCCAGTACTTCCTCGACGCCGCGTTCGACGCCGGCGTCCTGCGGCAGGACCCCGCGCGCCACCTGGAGGCCTGGGCCGCCGCACAATTCGGACAGGAGCACGGCCGCGAGGCCGCCGCGATCCTGCGCGAGTACTACCGGCTCGCGTGGGAGCGCCGTCCCGAATTCATGGGCTGGAGCCAGACGGAGCCCACGCGGCCGGTGCGTACGACAGCGTATGTGCGCACCGGCGGCGACGAGGCGGAGCGCCGCCTGGCGGACTACCGCGCGCTCGTCGCCCGTGCCGAAGCGCTGGCCGCGCGCATGCCGGCGCCGCTGCGCGACGCCTGGTTCGAACTGGTGCTGTATCCCGTGCGCTCGGCCGCCAACCTGAACACGCGGATTTTGAAACTGGACCTGGCGGCGGAATACGCGCGCCAGCAGCGGCCGTCGAGCAATCTGTACGTGAGCCAGGCCCGCGCGGCGCAGGCGGCGCTCGTCGCCGACGCGGCCGCGTACAACGCCCTCCACGGCGGCAAGTGGGCGGGCATCATGGATGTCAACCCGCGCCGCCTGCCCGTGTTCGCGGAACCCGAGTACCCGGCGTGGAGCGCATCGGCCCGGCGCGGCTGCGGCATCGTCTACCCGGCGCCGTTCTCCGTCGACGGCGACCGGCTCACGCTGACGACGGGACGGCCGTCGACGCGCACCGTGACCTTGGTGAGCTATGGCGGCCAGGACGTAAGCTGGTCCGTGCGCTTCGCCCGCGGCGTGCGCGCGGACGCGGACGAAGGCATGCTCGACGCCGCGAACGGCCACGAACGGCGCATCGCGCTGCGCTACGACGGCAGTGCGGCGCCGGCGCCGGCGCTGTCGCTGCAATGCGGCGACAAGCGGCTCGACGTGCATCTCAAGACGGAAGGAAAGGCCAGCGCCGGCGTGCCCGGCGAGCGCGAACGGGCCGTCGTGCTGCGCGCCGGCACGGCCGACTCCGCGCGCGGCTGGACCTTGCTGCCGGGCCTCGGCACGTCGGGCATGGCCATGCGCGCGCGCCTGGACCAGGTGCCGGACGCACCGCTGACCTACCGCTTCGCGACGACGAGCGACGGCGACGCGCTGCTGCGCCTCGTGGCCGTTCCCGAGCACCCGCTCACGGCCGGCGACGGCGTGCGTTTCGCGGTCAGCCTCGATGGTGGCGTGCCCGCCGTGATCGACACGGCGACGGCCGGGCGCAGCGAACGATGGAAAGAGGACGTGCTGTCCAATATGGCGGTGCGCACGTGGCGCGCGGGGCGGCTCGAGCCGGGCATGCATACGTTGACGGTGCGCGCGCTCGACCCGGGCGTGGTGCTCGACCGCATCGACGTCCTGCTGGACGGTGCGCCGGACTATTACGGCATGCCGCCCCTCGATTGAATGATGTTTGGAATATTAGGCAAGACTTTCGGAAAATCGACTATGGAACCCTACCCGGACAGCATCTAGAATCCTTGTTTGCAGTATCACGGGCCCTACGAAGCGAGGAGGAATGATGTCCGATACGAAGCAACCCGTCTGGTTCATCGCCGATGCCACGACCGGCCTGGCGGCCGCGCTGGCCGAGGCCGTGCTGGCGTCCGGCCAGCATGCCGTGCTCGCGGCGCGGCTGCCTTCGCGGCTGCAGGCCCTCGTCGACCGCCACCCGGGACGCGCGCTCGCGCTGGCGCTGGACGTGACGGACACCGCCGCCATCGATATGGCCGTCGCTTGCGCCGAGCGGCAGTGGGGCCGCATCGACGTGCTGGCCATGAGCGCAGCGCAGCGCTATGCGGGCGCGATCGAGGAGGGCGAGAACGGGGCCATGCGCGCGCTGTTCGACGAGAACGTGTTCGGCCCGATCAACCTGGCGCGCCGCGTCCTGCCCGGCATGCGCGCGCGCCGCGCCGGCCACATCGTGATGCTGACCTGCGCCTCGGTGCAGGCGCCCGCGTTCGAGGGCTTCGGCCATGCCGCGCGCTCCGCGCTGGAAGCGCTCGCGGAAGCCTTGTTCTATGAGGTGGAACCGCTCGGCATCGGCGTCACGCTCGTCGATCCGGGCAGCGGCGACGGCGACATGGCCGCGCCGCGCGCCAGCGGCATTGCCGATTACGACGGCCTGGCCGGCCGCGCGGTGCGCGCGAGCGGCGCGGCCCAGGTGGACACGGCGCGCGCCGCCCAGGCCATCATGCAGGCCGTTGCCGCCGGCCGGGGTCCGCTGCGCCTCGTGCTGGGACGGGCGGCGCTGCAGCGCGCCTACGACCGGCTGCGCGTGCTGAAGGTAGGGTTCGATGCCTGGGCTCATCTCGCCGCGTCGGCCGACGTGCCGGCACCGGGCCGTCCGGTCCAGCCACCGCCGGGCGGCCGGCCTCGGCGCGGGGTGCGCTCACGCGTTTGACGCCCGCCGCAGCAGGGCCGGCACCACGCCGGCCTCCATCGGCCGCGCGAACAGATAACCCTGGAACTCGTCGCAGCCGAGCGACCGCAGCATCTCCAACTGCGATTCGGTCTCCACGCCTTCGGCCACGATGCGCATCTGCAGGCCGTGTCCCAGCGCGACGACGGACCGGACGATGGCCGCGCTGTCGGCATCGCGCCCGAGGTCGCGCACGAATGCCCGGTCGATCTTCAGGCGCTGCACGGGAAAGCGTTTCAAGTAGGCGAGGCTCGAATAGCCGGTGCCGAAATCGTCGATCGACAGTTCCACGCCCAGGTCGCGGATGCCGCCCAGCAGGCGTTCGACGACGTCCACGCGGCTCATCGCGATGCTTTCCGTGATCTCCAGTTCCAGTGCGTCCGGCGTGAGGTCGGCGTCGGCCAGCGCGCCGGCGATCACCTGGAGCAGGTCCTTCTGGTAGAACTGGCGGATCGACAGGTTGACGGCGATGCGCGTCGCGATGCCGTGCTCGCGCGCCCAGCGGCTCGCCTGCGCGCACGCCGTGCGCAAGACCCACGTCCCGATCGGCACGATGAGCCCCGTCTGCTCCGCGATCGGGATGAAGCGCGCGGGCGACACGGCACCCAGCACCGGGCTGTTCCAGCGCAGCAGGACCTCGAACCCCGTCACCCGTCCCGTCGCGATGTCGACCTTCGGCTGGTAGTGGGGCACCAGCTCGTTGCGCTCCAGCGCGTGGCGCAACTGCTCCTCGATGGTGAGGCGCTCGTTCAGCTGGATATGTGTGGACTCCGAATGGAAGTGCACCGGTTCGCCCGCTTCGCTGCGCGCACGGTGCTTGGCGATGTCGGCCAGGCGCATCAACTCGTTGGCGGAGCCGGCGTCCTGCGGATACAGGGCGATGCCGATCACGGGCGCCAGGTGGAATTCGCGCCCGCCCACGCGGACGGGCTCCGACAGCAGCGCGTACAGCTCGAGCGCGACGGCATCCGCCGGGCGGTGCGCCGGTCCGGCGGGCAGCACCAGCCCGAACTCGTTGGCCTTGACGCGCGCGATGCACAGCGGCGCCGGCGCCAGCGCGGCCAGGCGCGCGGCCACTTCGCGCACGGCGTCGTCGCCCGCTTCGTGGCCCAGCAGGTCGGCCACTTCCTGCTGGCGTTCGAGGGCGATCAACAGCAGCACGACCTGTCCGCCGCACACGGCCGCGTCGGTGAGGGCGTCCGCCAGCACGCGGCGCAGGCGGTTCAGGTTCGGCAGCCCGGTCAGCGGATCGTGGTCGGCCAGGTATGCCAGGCGCAGCTCGACCTGCTTGCGCTCCGTGATGTCGGTGAAACTGTTGACGATCTGGGCGGCGTCGCCTTCGCTCGTCAGGCGCGCCGCGAGCTGGATGACCGTGCGGGTGGCGCCGGTGCCGTCGCGGATTTCCGCTTCGAGCGCACGCACGCCGTCGGCCGTGCTCCGCGCGTACAGGTCCGCGCGCGCGTCCGCGCCGGCGGGGTCGAGCACGTCCGCCTCGAACCGTCCCGTCACCGCGTCTTCCCCGCGGCCCGTGAATTGCAGGAAGGCGCGGTTGAACAGCACGATGCGGCGCGCCTCGTCGAGCACCCACAGCGGCGTCGCGAGCGAATCGAGGATCGCCTTCAGGTAGCGGAACCTGCGCGCGAGGCGCACCGTCTCGCGGCTCGTGCGCCAGGCCAGCAGCGCGATCGTCGCCGACAGCAGCGCCCAGGCGACGATGGCGACCCAGAGCCAGCCGCGCCACACGGCCAGCGTGTCGGACAGGTCGCGCCCCGTGACGATCACGAGCGGATAGCCGGCGACGGCGCTGTAGCCGTACAGGCGGCGCACGCCGTCGATCGGGCTCGTCGCCTCGAACGCGCCGACGGGGGCGCGCGGCAGATGGGTCTGGAACAGCGGCGTGTGGATGAAGGAATGGCCGATCACGTTCGGCAGCGTCGGGCTGCGCACGAGCATCGTACCGTTGCGCTGGTGGAGCGTGACGGACCCGCCGCGGCCCAGGTCGGCCGAGTCGAAGATGCGCTGGAAGTAGGCGGCGTCCGTCTCGATGACGGCGC
This genomic stretch from Massilia putida harbors:
- a CDS encoding glycosyl hydrolase 115 family protein, which translates into the protein MYKPLPLMLALVAGLAHARAFELEAPGQPPVIVHDEQATMRLAADMLGRDVERVSGLVPARTTRLADCPRRCIVVGTADSPLVRDAARALGVDLAPLAGQSERYLRVAGADPRGRALLLVAGADRRGAVYGVVDVARELGVSAWEWWADVAPAHVDRPVVDGALRVSPAPSVAYRGIFINDEDWGLQPWAAKTFDPAGDIGPTTYARVFELLWRLKANLIWPAMHESTKPFYAIPDNAQVADDYAIVVGTSHAEPMMRNNVGEWKKDFGPFNWFTNRDRLLDYWRGRIEAVKGTETVTSLGLRGVHDSAMEGAASLEQARDTLQDVFRAQRAMLSRARNKPAERIPQIFTMYKEVLDYWNLGLAVPADVTLVWPDDNYGYLAQLGTDKERRRPGGAGIYYHVSYWGRPHDYLWLGTTHPSLIRDQLERAWTMDARRLWVLNVGDIKPAEYLVQYFLDAAFDAGVLRQDPARHLEAWAAAQFGQEHGREAAAILREYYRLAWERRPEFMGWSQTEPTRPVRTTAYVRTGGDEAERRLADYRALVARAEALAARMPAPLRDAWFELVLYPVRSAANLNTRILKLDLAAEYARQQRPSSNLYVSQARAAQAALVADAAAYNALHGGKWAGIMDVNPRRLPVFAEPEYPAWSASARRGCGIVYPAPFSVDGDRLTLTTGRPSTRTVTLVSYGGQDVSWSVRFARGVRADADEGMLDAANGHERRIALRYDGSAAPAPALSLQCGDKRLDVHLKTEGKASAGVPGERERAVVLRAGTADSARGWTLLPGLGTSGMAMRARLDQVPDAPLTYRFATTSDGDALLRLVAVPEHPLTAGDGVRFAVSLDGGVPAVIDTATAGRSERWKEDVLSNMAVRTWRAGRLEPGMHTLTVRALDPGVVLDRIDVLLDGAPDYYGMPPLD
- a CDS encoding SDR family NAD(P)-dependent oxidoreductase, translated to MSDTKQPVWFIADATTGLAAALAEAVLASGQHAVLAARLPSRLQALVDRHPGRALALALDVTDTAAIDMAVACAERQWGRIDVLAMSAAQRYAGAIEEGENGAMRALFDENVFGPINLARRVLPGMRARRAGHIVMLTCASVQAPAFEGFGHAARSALEALAEALFYEVEPLGIGVTLVDPGSGDGDMAAPRASGIADYDGLAGRAVRASGAAQVDTARAAQAIMQAVAAGRGPLRLVLGRAALQRAYDRLRVLKVGFDAWAHLAASADVPAPGRPVQPPPGGRPRRGVRSRV
- a CDS encoding bifunctional diguanylate cyclase/phosphodiesterase, whose protein sequence is MRPLAGAAMLIVAITLTLAGLLAWSYHGTIAREQTNLRNLAEAFAAQTHYATLALDLALARATERAPENGTIAAMPGGAIEDIPARVRRLGPDASLPPAPDGAPRIGINLPARAGDPATITLTRSLPDGSSAVIETDAAYFQRIFDSADLGRGGSVTLHQRNGTMLVRSPTLPNVIGHSFIHTPLFQTHLPRAPVGAFEATSPIDGVRRLYGYSAVAGYPLVIVTGRDLSDTLAVWRGWLWVAIVAWALLSATIALLAWRTSRETVRLARRFRYLKAILDSLATPLWVLDEARRIVLFNRAFLQFTGRGEDAVTGRFEADVLDPAGADARADLYARSTADGVRALEAEIRDGTGATRTVIQLAARLTSEGDAAQIVNSFTDITERKQVELRLAYLADHDPLTGLPNLNRLRRVLADALTDAAVCGGQVVLLLIALERQQEVADLLGHEAGDDAVREVAARLAALAPAPLCIARVKANEFGLVLPAGPAHRPADAVALELYALLSEPVRVGGREFHLAPVIGIALYPQDAGSANELMRLADIAKHRARSEAGEPVHFHSESTHIQLNERLTIEEQLRHALERNELVPHYQPKVDIATGRVTGFEVLLRWNSPVLGAVSPARFIPIAEQTGLIVPIGTWVLRTACAQASRWAREHGIATRIAVNLSIRQFYQKDLLQVIAGALADADLTPDALELEITESIAMSRVDVVERLLGGIRDLGVELSIDDFGTGYSSLAYLKRFPVQRLKIDRAFVRDLGRDADSAAIVRSVVALGHGLQMRIVAEGVETESQLEMLRSLGCDEFQGYLFARPMEAGVVPALLRRASNA